One window of the Janthinobacterium sp. PAMC25594 genome contains the following:
- the glcE gene encoding glycolate oxidase subunit GlcE yields MQAIVEQFRQAILAASAAGKTLRLRGGGTKDWYGQQFDGEVLDTRAYAGIIDYEPTELVITARCGTPLADIEAALAARNQMLAFEPPHFGPGATLGGVVASALSGPRRASAGALRDFVLGAVLMDGHGERLAFGGQVMKNVAGYDVSRLLAGSMGTLGLILEVSLKVLPLPLREATLRVACAEIAALRLLNEWAGKPLPISASCWHDGVLTVRLSGAEAAVSAALRTLGGELLAPEDAAAFWLAVREQTHAFFAGAGSLWRLSLPPHASAVILKGRQLIEWGGAQRWLKLDGDADADSARHIRQAVAALGGHATLFRGGDKAVGVFHPLAPAIATIHQRLRQAFDPAGIFNPHRMY; encoded by the coding sequence TTGCAAGCGATAGTGGAACAATTCAGGCAGGCCATCCTGGCGGCCAGCGCGGCGGGCAAGACCTTGCGCCTGCGCGGTGGCGGCACGAAAGACTGGTATGGCCAGCAATTCGACGGCGAAGTGCTCGACACGCGCGCGTATGCGGGCATCATCGACTATGAACCGACGGAGCTGGTGATCACGGCCCGCTGCGGCACGCCGCTGGCGGACATCGAGGCGGCGCTGGCCGCGCGCAACCAGATGCTGGCCTTCGAGCCGCCGCATTTCGGTCCTGGCGCCACGCTGGGCGGCGTCGTCGCCAGCGCGCTGTCCGGCCCGCGCCGGGCCAGCGCGGGCGCGCTGCGTGATTTCGTGCTGGGCGCCGTGCTGATGGACGGCCACGGCGAACGCCTGGCTTTCGGTGGGCAAGTCATGAAAAACGTGGCCGGTTACGATGTCTCGCGCCTGCTGGCGGGGTCCATGGGCACGCTGGGCCTGATCCTGGAAGTGTCACTGAAGGTATTGCCCCTGCCGCTGCGCGAAGCGACGTTGCGCGTGGCGTGCGCGGAAATCGCCGCCTTGCGCTTGCTCAATGAGTGGGCGGGCAAGCCGCTGCCGATATCGGCCAGCTGCTGGCACGACGGCGTGCTGACGGTGCGCCTGTCCGGCGCCGAGGCGGCCGTGTCGGCGGCGCTGCGCACGCTGGGTGGCGAGCTGCTGGCGCCCGAAGACGCGGCCGCCTTCTGGCTGGCCGTGCGCGAGCAGACGCACGCTTTCTTTGCTGGCGCGGGCAGCCTGTGGCGCTTGTCGTTGCCGCCGCACGCCAGCGCCGTGATTTTAAAAGGGCGCCAGCTGATCGAGTGGGGCGGCGCGCAGCGCTGGCTGAAGCTCGACGGCGACGCCGACGCCGATAGCGCCCGGCACATCCGCCAGGCCGTGGCTGCGCTTGGGGGCCACGCCACCCTGTTCCGCGGCGGCGACAAGGCGGTGGGTGTGTTCCACCCGCTGGCGCCCGCCATCGCCACCATCCACCAGCGCCTGCGGCAGGCTTTCGACCCTGCCGGCATCTTCAACCCGCACAGAATGTATTGA